GGTGAGCGCGAGGAGTGCAGCGCAGCGGAGCCCCGCAGTTCGCGAACGAACGGACCGACCGGTGAGCGCGAGGAGTGCAGCGCAGCGGAGCCCCGCAGTTCGCGAACGAACGGACCGACCGGTGAGCGGGGCGGTGACGTGACCGGGCCACAGCTCTTCGTGGACGCCTGGGATCCGTCCTACGGGGCGTCGTTCGAGGCGACCCCGGGTGGGCCGGCGGCACCGAGCAGCACCCAGGTCGACGCCGAGGTGGAGCTGCCGGCGGCGGACTGGCGGGCGATCGGTCCGCGCCCCGGGCTGGCCGCCCCGGACGTGGTGCTGCTCGTCGACGGGGTGCGCCGGATCGACGCCAGCGTGTGGACGGCCGAGGAGGACGGTGCCTCGTACCCGGGGATCGCCGCCTCGTACGCGGCCGGGGTGGTCCGCTGCGACCTGGAACGCGGCGCGGCGGAGCTGGCCGGGGCGCGGGTGGGCCGGGGCCTGTTCACCGCCAGCCCGTCGGCGCAGGAGGTGCGGTGCGGGCAGGTGCGCTACCCGGTGCACCGGGTCGGCGGCACCGGTGAGCTGAGCAAACTGCCGGCGGCGGTGCAGGCCCCGCTGACCGCGTTGGAGGTGGCCGTCTCCGACGCGGTCCGCACCGACGGGGACCTGCTGGTGGTGGACGGTCCACTGCGGGCCCGCCGGCAGTTGCCGCGCACCCTGGGGTACATCAAGACCCAGCACAGCCAGTACCTCGACGCCCGGCTCACCGCCGTGGTCACCGCTCTGGGCTCCGGGCAGCGGTCCCCGGTGTTCCGGCTGGGCACCAGCTGGGGCGGCTGGTCGTGGTACCTGCGGCTGCCGGTGGCGGCGGGCTCCCCGTGGGCCGGCATCGTCCGGCTGGAGTGCTCGCCCGACCTGCCGCCACCCGAGGCGATCGCGCTGGCCGACCTGTCCCTGGTCACCCTGCCCCGGTTCGCCTCCTCGCCGTACAAGGACCCGCGGGCACCGCAGAACCTGGTGCCGATCGCCGGGTTGGAGCGGCGGCTGCGCGGGTTGCTGGGCGACGCCCGACTGTTGCACCGGGCGTTGACCACGGCCACCCGCAGCGGTGGGGCGGCACGCTGATGCGTCATGATCGTGCGACGTCGTCGGGTCACGGTCACCGGGGAGGCTGCTGATGGGCCGCCGCCGTGGCGACGACCGGATCGTGGTGCCGGTGGACACCGGCCGGGCCGAGCTGGTGCCGGATGCGGACCGGCCCAGGTCGTGGACGCTGCTGCTCGACGACGCCCCGCAGTCACACGTGGATCTGGCCGACCCGACGCACCTGGAGTTCGAGTACGTCCGGCGGCTCGGCGCGGCGCTGGACCTGATCGCCCCGCCCGGCGCCCCCCTGCGGGTGCTGCACCTGGGCGGTGGCGCGCTGACCCTGCCCCGGTACGTCCAGGCCACCCGCCCGGGGTCGACGCAACGGGTCGTCGAGGTGGACGGCGCGCTGGTGGAGCTGGTCCGCCGGGAACTGCCCTGGCCGGCCGACCCCCGGCTGCGGGTGCGGGTCGCCGACGCCCGCGTCACCCTGGAGTCGAGCCGGGACGCCGGGTACGACGTGGTGGTCGCCGACGTCTTCGCCGGTGCGCGTACCCCCGCGCACCTGACCAGCGCGGAGTACGCCGGGCAGGTGGCCCGGGTGCTCTCCCCCACCGGCTGGTACCTGGCCAACCTGGCCGACGGGCCGCCGTTGCGGCACAGCCGCGCCCAGGTGGCGACCGTCCGTTCGGTGCTCCCTCGGGCCGCGCTGGTCGGTGACGCGGCCGTGCTGCGCGGGCGGCGGCACGGCAACCTGGTGCTGATGGCGGGGCGGGTGGAGCCACCGGTGCCGGAGCTGACCCGGCGGGCGGCCGGGGACTGGTTCCCGGGCCGGGTGCTGGCCGGCGACGAGCTGGACCGGTTCGTGGCCGGCGCGGCGGTGGTAACCGACGCGGACGCCACCGGCTCGACGCCGCCCCCGCCCGGAATTTTTTCGGTCCGCCGTTGATCCGCCGGCAAGAGCGGTCCGTATCAACGGACGGCGCCCTCCCCGTGGGCCCGCTGATGTCGGTGGACAGCAGGAGGTCTGGATGAGTGCGGTCGCGGCCGGCTTGCACGGAGAACTGGTCAGGCCAGGGTGGATGTTCGCCCGGGCGCAGCCGCAGTCGCGTGCGTCGAGGTCCAGCCGGGGGGTCGACGCCGGCCCCACCGATCGCCAGAATGGCCCGGTGACTCCGCGACCGGCGCCCGGACGGCACCAGGCCCCGGCCACCACGCCGGAGGCGAGCCACTCCGACCAGCTGGTCCGGTTGCTCTACGCTGAGCACGCCGGCCCGTTGCTGATGTTCGTGATGCGGTTGACCGGTGGTGACCGGCAACGCGCCGAGGACATCGTCCAGGAGACGCTGCTGCGGGCCTGGCGCAACGCGCACCGGCTGGGGGTGCAGGGTCAGGGTTCGCTGCGGCCCTGGCTGGTCACGGTGGCCCGGCGGATCGCCATCGACGAGCACCGCAGCGAGCAGGCCCGCCCACCGGAGACGTACGACCGGGATCTGACGGCGTTCGCCGAGGCGGACAGCACCGACCGGGTGCTGCGCACGATGACGGTGGCGGACGCCCTGCGCACGTTGAGCCAGTCGCACCGGGAGATCCTGGTGGCGACGTACTTCCGTGGTCGGACGGTGCCGGAGGCGGCCGAGGAGCTGGGCCTGCCGCTGGGCACCGCCAAGTCGCGGGTCTACTACGCGCTGCGCGCACTGCGCACGGCCCTACAGGAGAGGGGGGTGACGGAATGAGCCGGGCCGATCACATGGACGTCGCCGCGTACGCGCTCGGCGTCCTGGACGTGCAGGACACCGAACGGTTCGAGGAACACCTCGCGACCTGCTGGGCCTGCGCCGCCGAGTTGGAGACGATGGTCCCGGTGGTGGGGCTGCTCTCCGACATCGACGGCGAGACGATGATGGCGATGGAGCAGACCGCGACGGATCCGCGGCTGCTGGACCGTACCCTGGTCGCGGTCCGCACCCACCGGCGCAAGGCGCGGTTCCGGCAGGTGCTGTCGATGGCCGCCGCGGTGGTGGCGGTCGGCGCGCTCAGCGGTGTCGGGGTGGCCACCTTCGGCGGTACGGGCGGCGGTGACGGCCCGGTGATCGCCGAGCCGAGCCGTTCCGCGCCGGTGGACGGGCCGGCGAGCCCGCAGCCGACCCGGACGGGTCCGGCGGTGGGTGGCACCGAGATCGAGGGCGACCAGTTCGACGCCACCGACGGCAGCACCGGGGTGAAGGCCACCATGTGGCTGGACAGCAAGGAGTACGGCACCTGGATCGGGTTCAACCTGACCCGGCTGCCCGGTCCGCGTACCTGTCGGCTGGTGGTGATCCGCAAGAACGACACCACCGAGGTGATCTCGACCTGGGCGGTGCCGGGGACGGGTTACGGCACCACCGCCAACCCGCAGAATCTCCAGCTGGAGGCGTCCACCTCGGCGCCCCGGGGGGAGATCGCGAAGTTGCAGGTGCAGTCGGTGGACGCCAACGGCGTGGCGAGCCCGCTGGTCACCGTCGTCCCCTGAGTCGACGACCGCCGAAACGGCGTCCCACCCGGTCCGGGTGGGACGCCGTTTCGCGTTTCCGGCCCGGGGACCGCCTCTGCTGGCGCATACGTACGGCCCGCCGGAACGGTTCAACGAGTCAAATGTGAAATGGCCCACTGTCGATTGTTCAACCTTGACAGTGGACGCTCCGTACTACTCGGTGAACCGCCAAGAATGAGGAGGGCACGTGGCAAAGATCAAGCGGACGACCGTCATCGTCGCGAGCGCGGTGGTCGCACTTACGGCCTGCGCTCCCGCAGGTTACGACGGGGCGAACTCCAGCGTCGCCGAGCCGGTCGCCGTCGCCGCGGCCGAGCCCACCGCGTCGGTCGAGCCGGACACCTCGGCCTCGCCCGGCGCACCCGGCGCCTCGGGTGCCCCCGCCGCCGACCAGGCGCCGCCGCCGGCCAACGTCCAGTTGACCGACCAGCTCGTCGGGAAGAAGATCGCCCGGATGGGCAAGGTCGTGGTGGACCAGGAGGGCTTCATCCTCTACCGCTTCGACAAGGACTCCGACGATCCGCCGTCGTCGAACTGCGTCGACAAGTGCGCCCAGGTCTGGCCGCCCGCGCTGACCGACGGCAACCCGCAGCTCCAGGGCGTCTCCGACGACAAGGTCGGCACCGTCACCCGCCAGGACGGCACCCGTCAGATCACCATCGGTGGCTGGCCGGTCTACCGCTACATCGGCGACAAGAAGGCCGGGCAGTGGAAGGGCCAGGGCGTCGGTGGCACCTGGTTCGTGGTCGACCCGAACGGCAAGAAGAACCTGACCTGCCTGCCGACCGGCACCCCGAAGGCGGTCGCCCCGCCGGCGGCCGGTGACTCGAGTGGCGGCGGGGACTACACCTACTGATCCGGTAGTCAGCCGAGACACGGTGGCCGGTCGCAGCCGGGGAGGGCGTGACCGGCCACCGTCACGAAACGGGACCGTCGACGTACCGGCAGCGTCCGTACGGTCCGGCCGCGACGCCGGCCCACCGGCCGGCGTCGCGGCACCACCTGCCGGAACCTCCCCCACCAGCCCCCGGAGCGGACGTGGGCGGTGCCGCGCCACACGCCAGCGGGCGCGGCACCGAAGGTCCCCCCAACCCCGCACCCAACGGTCGCTCGGGCGACCGGTCCGTCCCGGGACGGAGACACCGCCGACGTGCAGGGCGTCGGCGGTGTCGTCCGTTTCCGCCCCGGTCGCCGCACCCCGGTCGGCCCGCTCCGGTCGGCCCTGCCCCGGCGGGCACGGGACACCGGCCGGGGCAGGGCCGGTGCCGGCCCGGAGCATGGCACAGTGTCGGGGTGACCTGGGACGAGCCGGCGGCACGCCGGGTGCTGCGACCGCCGGCCGACTACCGGCTCACCGCCTCCGTCCGGGCGCTCACCTTCAGCCCGTACGACCCGTGTGCGCGGATCGCCGCCGGCACCCTCTGGTGGGCCACCCGCACCCCCGCCGGGGCGGCCACCCTGACCCTGCGCCCCGAGGGCGGGGAGCTGATCGCCGAGGGCCACGGGCCGGGCGCCGACTGGGTGGTCGAACGGGCCGACGCGATCGCCGGTCTGCGCGACGACCTGACCGGGTTCGCCGAGCTGGCCGCCGCGCACCCGGTGGTGGCCGAGCTGGCCGCCCGGCACCGGGGACTGCGGATGCCCGCCACCGGTCAGCTCTTCCCCCGGGTGCTCCGGGCGGTCTTCGAACAGAAGGTCACCGGCCAGGAGGCCTACCGGGCGTACGCGGCGACCGTACGACACTTCGCCGAGCCGGCTCCCGGACCGTTCGGGCCGCTGCTGCTGCCGCCCGACGCGGCCAGCGTGGCGGCGACACCGTACTGGGTGTTCCACCGGTTCGGGGTGGAGCAGCGCCGGGCCGACACGCTACGCCGGGCCGCCGCCCTGGCCGACCGGCTGGAACGCTGCGCCGACAGCGCCGAGGCGACCCGGCGGCTCACCGCGATCCCCGGCATCGGCCCGTGGACCGCCGCCGAGGTGGTCCGGATCGGGTACGGCGACCCGGACGCGGTCAGCGTCGGCGACTACCACGTGCCGAACACGGTGGCCTGGGCGCTCGCCGGGGAGGCCCGGGGCGACGACGCCCGGATGCTCGCCCTGCTCGCCCCGTTCCGGGGGCACCGGGGCCGGGTCTGCCTGCTGCTGGCCGCCGCCGGCATCCAGGCACCCCGGTTCGGTCCCCGGATGCCGGTCCGCTCCTTCGCCCGCTTCTGACCCCGGTCTCCCCCACCGCTCCGGGCCGGCCCGGGCCGGCAGCCGGTGGGTCCGGTCGGAGCGGCCACCGGCGGAGCCGGGCCGGGCGGCTACCGGCGGGGCCGGTGACGGGTCACCGGCAGAGCCGGCGCAGGGTGCGGGCCAGCCGGTGGGCGTACCCGTGCTGGACGGCGCGACCGGCCGGGCCGGCGGCGGCCAGGTACCACCGGTCCGGGCGGCTGAACGCGGTGACCTCGAAGCTGACCCCGCCCTCGACGTCGCAGCGGACCAGGAACGCCTCCTCGCCGCGTTCCGGATGGCCGGGCAGGGTGCCGTAGCCGAAGCCGGCCTCCCGGTCGCCCTCGACCGTCCAGACCACCTCGCACGGCCCCCACACCCGCAGCGGCCCCACCCCGAGCCCGGGGGTGACCCGCACGCCGGGCGCGGCCCGCAGCGCGTCGGTACGCATCCGCACCCCGGCCGCCCGGTGCAGCCGCCAGCTCAACACGGCCTCGGCGGCGACCATGAAGCTGCCGGGCGGCATCGGGGCGGTGTGCCGCAGGTGGTGGTAGCCCGCCGGCAGCGGCCCTCGTCGGGTCGCGCCCACCTCGGAGTACGTCAGCTCGGACATCCCACCTCCCTGGGGGTCGCCCCCAGCCTAGGGCCGCCGCTGCCGACCGGCGACCCGGCCGGCCGGCGACTCAGCCGGCCTCGCAGCGCCGCCGGAGCCCGTCGGCCTCCAGCCGGAGGTAGCGGCGCACCAGCCGGCCGCCGAGCCAGCCGGTCAGCCCGGCCAGCGGACCGGTGAGCACCAGGACCAGCTCCACCCGGACCCGGCCGTCGGGCAACGGCACGATCCGGTGTTCGCCCCGGCTGCGTACCCCGGGCGAGGTGGACTCCCAGACGAAACAGCGGGGCGGGTCGAACGCGGTGACCCGCCAGTACGTCGGACGGAGCCGGGGCTGCTCCAGCCGGGCGGTCGCGCCGAGCGCCAGCGGGCCGGCCTCGCCCCGGCGGGCGGTCCGCACCGAGGCGTTCCACTCCGGCCAGCGCTCGACGTCGGTCTGCACCGCCCAGACCGTGTCGATGTCCGCGTCGATCTCGGTCGTGGTCTCGAACCGCATGCCGCCTCCGTGGCTCCACCGGCGGCGCCCGCCGCACCGCCCGGGTCATGACGAGGCTGCCGCAACGATCGTGACCGGTCCACCCTTCAGCCGGTTTCGCGCAGGTCGGCCAGGTCGAGCGGGGTGTGCCGGTGGAGCAGCGCCACCAGCTCGGCGACGGTGGCCGCCTCGCCGAGCACGTTCTTGCCGCCGCCGAAACTGGCCGGGTAGCGGTGCACCAGCCGGTACCGGTGCCGGCCCCGGACCAGCTCGACGGTGACCCGCCAGCGCCCGCAGCATCCACACCGCAACTCCACCCGGCGACGGTAGCTCCGAGCTGCGCGGACACCTCCCGCAGCCGGAGGACGAGCGGGTACGGACGGGACACGCCGGCCGGGCACCGACGGTGATCCGGCTCACCACTGTCGGTGGCGTCTGGTTGACTGGTCGACGTGGACCTGCCGATCAACCCCCCGGTCGAGCCGATGCTGGCCAGGAGCGTGGCCCGCCTGCCCACCGACCCCGGTCTGACGTACGAACCCAAGTGGGACGGTTTCCGCTGCATCGTGTTCCGCGACGGCGACGAGGTCGAGCTGGCCAGCCGGGGCGGCAAGTCGATGACCCGCTACTTCCCCGAGGTGGTGGCGCAGGTCCGGGCGCAGCTACCCGAGCGGTGCGCGGTCGACGGCGAGTTGATCGTGATCCGGCGCGACGGGCCGGGCGGCCAGCCCCGGCTCGACTTCGAGCAGCTCGCCCAGCGGATCCACCCGGCCGCCTCCCGGGTCGCGCTGCTCGCCGAGACCACCCCGGCCGACTTCGTCGCCTTCGACCTGCTCGCCCTCGACGACGAGTCGCTGGTCGACCAGCCCTACCCGACCCGCCGGGAACGCCTGGTGCGGGCGTTGGCCGGGGTCCGGCCGCCGGTGCACGTCACCCAGGTCACCACCGACGCCGAGACGGCCCGGCGCTGGTTCGAGGTGTTCGAGGGGGCCGGGCTGGACGGGTTGATCGTCAAGCCGGCCGACCTGCCCTACCAGCCGGGCAAGCGACTGATGGCCAAGGTCAAGCACGCCCGTACCGCCGACGTGGTGGTCGCCGGGTTCCGCTGGCACAAGTCCGGGCCGGTGGTCGGTTCGCTGCTGCTCGGGCTCTACGACGACGACGGGGTGCTGCACCACGTCGGGGTGAGCGCGTCGTTCACCATGGCCCGCCGGCAGGAGCTGCTCGACGAGCTGGCCCCCTACCGGGAGGGGGTCGACGGGCATCCGTGGGTGCACGGCGACCACGAACGCGGCCAGCGCATCCCCGGCGGGGTCAGCCGCTGGACGGGCACCAAGAACCTCGACTGGGTGCCGCTGCGGCCCGAGCTGGTGACGGAGGTCGGCTACGACGCGATGGAGGGCGACCGGTTCCGGCACACCGCCCGGTTCGTCCGCTGGCGGCCCGACCGCGATCCCCGCTCCTGCCGCTACGACCAGCTCGACCGCCCGGTGCGGTTCGACGTCGACCAGGTGCTCCGGGGCGACCCGGCGGCGACCGTGCCGCCGCAGGGCGGCAGCCCGGCGTAGCCTGGCTGTCACACGATCATGGAGGCTCGCTGGTGACCCGCACTGCCCACCGGATCCGTCGGATCCGGCTCACCCTGGCCGGGCTGCTCGCGGGCGCGCTGCTCGCCACCGGGTGCACACTGCCGGCGTTCGCCCCGCGCGCCGAGGACTCCGCGGCCTCGGCCCCCGGCGACACCCCCGCCTGGCGGGCCTGCCCCGAGGTCGCCGACGACCTGGTCGGCCGGGGCGCTCCGGGCATGCGGTACGAGTGCGCCCGGATCGCCGTGCCCCGCAACTGGGGCACCGGGACGGGGGCGACCGCCGGGCCGGGCAGCGGCGAGACCTTCGAGATCGCGCTGCTACGGGTCCGCTCCAGCAAGCAGCGGGACCGGATCGGCTCCCTGGTGATCAATCCGGGCGGGCCGGGCGGGTCCGGCGTGGACACCGCCGTCTACCTGTCGTTCGGGCCGTCGTTCGGCGGGCTGCCCACCGCGGTCACCGACCGGTTCGACATCGTCGGCTTCGATCCGCGCGGGGTGTCCCGGTCCAGCCCGGTGAAGTGCATCTCCGACGCCGACCTGGACGCCAGCTTCGGCTACGACCCCGACCCGCGCAGCCAGCAGTCGTTCGACGGCTACCAGGCGCTCAACCGGCGGATCGGCCGGGGCTGCGGCGACCGCTACGGCGACCAGCTCCCGCTCTACGGCACCGAGCAGGCCGCCCGGGACATGGACGCCGTCCGGGCCGCCGTCGGCGACGACAAGCTCACCTACCTCGGCTACTCCTACGGCACCCTGCTCGGCGCGACCTACGCCCAGCTCTACCCGCAGCGGGTCCGGGCGCTGGTGCTCGACGGCGCGGTCGACCCGCGGCAGCAGCTGGTGGCCGGGTCGGAGAGCCAGGCCCGGGGCTTCGAGCGGGCGTTCGACAACTTCGACCGGTGGTGCGCGGCGAACGCCGCCCGCTGCCCGATCGCCCCGGACGCCCGGGGCGCGGTGACCTCGGCGATCGACAAGGCGAAGGTCTCCCCGGTACGCGGGGCCGACGGGCGCGAGGCGACCTCGGGCTGGGTCTTCTACGCGGTGATCTCCTCGCTCTACACCGAGTCGGGCTGGCAGGAGCTGGCCCGCGCGATCGACCGGCTCGACGAGGGCGACCCGGCCGAGGTGTTCAAGCTCGCCGACGCGTACGCCGGGCGGGGCGAGGACGGGCACTACTCCAACCTCTTCGACGCCAATCTGGCCGTCAACTGCGCCGACGAGACCGAGAAGCCCTCCGTCGCGCAGATCCGCGACCTGCAGTCCCAGTGGCGGCAGAAGTACCCGCTGTTCGGCCCGGCTCTGGCGGTGGGGATGTTCGGCTGCGTCGAGTGGCCGGGCGGGCGGGATCCCTACCCGACCGGGCCGGCCGTCGGGGCGCCGCCGATCGTGGTGGTGGGCACCACGGGCGACCCGGCCACCCCGTACGAGCAGACCGCCCGGTTGGCCGACATGCTGGGGGTCGGCCGGGTGCTCACCTGGGAGGGCGAGGGACACACCGCGTACCCGCAGACGAGCTGCATCACCGCGGCGGTGGACGCCTACCTGATCTCGCTGACCGTCCCTCGGGAGGGGCTGCGCTGCCCCGCCGGCTGACCGGCGCGGCCGGTGGGCCGCCGGCACCGACCGGTCGGCGAAGGGCGTAGCGGCCGATCGGCGACGCTCGCATCGCCCGGTCGACGGTGGTCGCGACGGCCGATCGGCGACGCTCGCGACGGCCGGTCAACGGCGGTTGCGGCGGCCGCGCAGCCGTTGCCGGACGAGGGTCGCGTGGTCCGGTGGGGCCGGGGCGGGCGGCAGGTCAGGCAGCACGATGCCCTGCCGGGCGGCCAGCTCCTCCAGCAGCGCCCGCATCCGGCGTACGTCGTTCTTCAGCTCCTCCTGCTCGACATGCTCGAACGCGTCGTCGTCGACGATGAGGCGGCTGGCGAAGTGCGCGGTGATCAGCGGGATGACCAGCAGCACCATGGTGGAGATCAGCAACGCGGCCAGGGTACGTCCCTGCCAGCTGGTCGGCGAGATGTCGCCGTAGCCGACGGTGGAGGCGGTGACCACGGCCCACCAGACGGCGTCGGCGGCGCTGCGGTGCTCCACCTGGCCGTAGATCACGCCGGCCACCACGATCATCAACAGGTACGAGGTGATCAGCGTCCGGGGCGAGTTGGCGAAGTACACCAGGCCCCGGTAGACCCACCGGAAGGGCAACAACAACGGCTCCATGCCGCATCATGCTGCCCTCCGGCCGCCACCTCCGCCCATCGATCGACCGGGATCGTTGTGACAGGCTGCCGGCCATGACCGACGTGATCCTCCGCGAGGCGGTCCGGGCCGACCTGCCCACCATCCTCGCCCTGCTCGCCGACGACGTGCTCGGCCGGACACGCGAGCACCCGGAGGTGGACGAGGCGTACGAACGGGCCTTCGCCGACATCACCGCCGACCCGCGCAACCAGCAGGTGGTGGCCGAGCGCGCCGGTGAGGTCGTCGGCTGCCTCCAGGTCACCTACATCCCCGGGCTGGGGCGGCACGGCACGGAACGGGCGCTCGTCGAGGCGGTCCGGGTCCGTGCCGACCTGCGCGGTCAGGGGGTGGGCGAGACGATGATGAGCTGGGTGGTCGACCAGGCCCGTCGGCGGGGCTGCGGATTGGTGCAGCTCACCACCGACAAGTCCCGCACCGGGGCGCACCGCTTCTACCAGCGCCTCGGCTTCGTGGCCAGCCACGAGGGCATGAAGCTCACCCTCTGACGACCCGCGCCGGGCCTGCGGCGACACAGCCCGGTCGGCCCCGGGTCAGCCGTCGACCAGTCGGCCGTCGCGCAGGGTCAGCGTCCGGTCGGCCATCTCGATCAGGGCCGGGTCGTGCGTGGCGACCAGGGCGGTCATCCCCCGGGCGTGTACCACCGCGCGGAGCAGGTCCATGATCGCCCGGCCGGTCTCGGAGTCGAGCTGACCGGTGGGCTCGTCCGCGATCAGCAGGTCGGGTTCGTTGGCCAGGGCACGGGCCACCGCGACCCGCTGCTGTTGCCCACCGGACAGCTCGTACGGGCGCTGTCGGGCGTGACCGCCCAGACCGACCAGCTCCAGCAGCACGGCCACCCGCTGTTCGCGTTCCGCCGCCGCGACCCGGGCCAGCCGCAACGGCACCCCGACGTTCTCGGCCGCCGACAGGATCGGCACCAGCCCGAAGGTCTGGAACACGAAGCCGACCGTCCCCCGGCGCAGCCGCAACAGCTCGGCCTCACCGGCACCGGTCACGTCCTGCCCGGCCACCCGCACCCGGCCGCTGTCCGGCCGGTCCAGGCCGCCGACCAGGTTGAGCAGGGTGGTCTTGCCGGCGCCCGAACGACCCCGCACCGCCACCAGCTCACCCCGGTCGGCGGTGAAGGACACCTCCTGGACGGCGTGCACCGCGTGCCGCCCGCGGCCGAACGTCCGGCTCACCCCCTCGACCCGTACCACCTCGTCGGTGACCGCCCCGGCGGCCCGGACGACCGTCGTGTCGGCCCGGACGGCGGGAACCTGCTCGCTCATACGTCACTCCCCTCCTGCGCCGGCGTCCGGTCGCCGGGGCGGACCTGCACGTGGTCCGGTTCGAGGTCGAGGCGGACCCGGTCCCGCAGCGACAGCGCCGCCACGAAGGAGGCCGGTAGCTGCATCCGGCCGGTCCGGTCCAGCACCGCGTACTCCTCGCTGACCAGCTCGGTGCTGCCGTCGGCGCCGATCCGCGCGGTCCGGCGTACCTCCGAGGCGGTCCGGCCGTCGCGGATCGCCACGGTCCGGCGGACCTGGTCGGCGACGGCGTGGTCGTGGGTGACCACCACCACGGTCACGCCCAGCTCGGCGTTGATGGTGCGCAGCGCCGCGAAGACCTCGGCACCGGTCGCCTCGTCCAGCTCACCGGTCGGCTCGTCGGCGAAGAGCACCTCCGGGTCGTTGGCCACCGCCACCGCCACCGCGCAGCGCTGCTGCTCACCGCCGCTGAGCTGGCCGGGACGCCGGTCCGCGCAGCTCCCCACCCCGACGAGTTCCAGCAGCTCATCGGCCCGTCGCCGCCGCGCCGGGCCGCCACCGCCGCGCCGGGCCAGCCGCATCGGCAGCTCCACGTTCTCCCGGGCGGTCAGGTACGGCAGCAGGTTCCGGCCGGTCTGCTGCCAGACGAACCCGACGGTGTGCCGCCGGTAGCGCAACCGACGGCGGGCGGAGAGCGCCAGCAGGTCGTAGTCGGCCACCCGGGCGATCCCGGCGGTGGGGGTGTCCAGCCCGGAGAGGATGTTGAGCAGGGTCGACTTGCCCGACCCGGAGGCCCCGACGATCGCCACCAGTTCACCGCGGTCGATCACCAGGTCGAGCCCCTGGAGGGCGACCACCTCGACCCCTTCGGTCTTGAAGATC
Above is a window of Micromonospora rifamycinica DNA encoding:
- a CDS encoding spermidine synthase, translating into MGRRRGDDRIVVPVDTGRAELVPDADRPRSWTLLLDDAPQSHVDLADPTHLEFEYVRRLGAALDLIAPPGAPLRVLHLGGGALTLPRYVQATRPGSTQRVVEVDGALVELVRRELPWPADPRLRVRVADARVTLESSRDAGYDVVVADVFAGARTPAHLTSAEYAGQVARVLSPTGWYLANLADGPPLRHSRAQVATVRSVLPRAALVGDAAVLRGRRHGNLVLMAGRVEPPVPELTRRAAGDWFPGRVLAGDELDRFVAGAAVVTDADATGSTPPPPGIFSVRR
- a CDS encoding sigma-70 family RNA polymerase sigma factor, with amino-acid sequence MSAVAAGLHGELVRPGWMFARAQPQSRASRSSRGVDAGPTDRQNGPVTPRPAPGRHQAPATTPEASHSDQLVRLLYAEHAGPLLMFVMRLTGGDRQRAEDIVQETLLRAWRNAHRLGVQGQGSLRPWLVTVARRIAIDEHRSEQARPPETYDRDLTAFAEADSTDRVLRTMTVADALRTLSQSHREILVATYFRGRTVPEAAEELGLPLGTAKSRVYYALRALRTALQERGVTE
- a CDS encoding anti-sigma factor family protein, yielding MSRADHMDVAAYALGVLDVQDTERFEEHLATCWACAAELETMVPVVGLLSDIDGETMMAMEQTATDPRLLDRTLVAVRTHRRKARFRQVLSMAAAVVAVGALSGVGVATFGGTGGGDGPVIAEPSRSAPVDGPASPQPTRTGPAVGGTEIEGDQFDATDGSTGVKATMWLDSKEYGTWIGFNLTRLPGPRTCRLVVIRKNDTTEVISTWAVPGTGYGTTANPQNLQLEASTSAPRGEIAKLQVQSVDANGVASPLVTVVP
- a CDS encoding COG4315 family predicted lipoprotein, producing the protein MAKIKRTTVIVASAVVALTACAPAGYDGANSSVAEPVAVAAAEPTASVEPDTSASPGAPGASGAPAADQAPPPANVQLTDQLVGKKIARMGKVVVDQEGFILYRFDKDSDDPPSSNCVDKCAQVWPPALTDGNPQLQGVSDDKVGTVTRQDGTRQITIGGWPVYRYIGDKKAGQWKGQGVGGTWFVVDPNGKKNLTCLPTGTPKAVAPPAAGDSSGGGDYTY
- a CDS encoding DNA-3-methyladenine glycosylase family protein; translation: MTWDEPAARRVLRPPADYRLTASVRALTFSPYDPCARIAAGTLWWATRTPAGAATLTLRPEGGELIAEGHGPGADWVVERADAIAGLRDDLTGFAELAAAHPVVAELAARHRGLRMPATGQLFPRVLRAVFEQKVTGQEAYRAYAATVRHFAEPAPGPFGPLLLPPDAASVAATPYWVFHRFGVEQRRADTLRRAAALADRLERCADSAEATRRLTAIPGIGPWTAAEVVRIGYGDPDAVSVGDYHVPNTVAWALAGEARGDDARMLALLAPFRGHRGRVCLLLAAAGIQAPRFGPRMPVRSFARF
- a CDS encoding DUF1990 family protein encodes the protein MSELTYSEVGATRRGPLPAGYHHLRHTAPMPPGSFMVAAEAVLSWRLHRAAGVRMRTDALRAAPGVRVTPGLGVGPLRVWGPCEVVWTVEGDREAGFGYGTLPGHPERGEEAFLVRCDVEGGVSFEVTAFSRPDRWYLAAAGPAGRAVQHGYAHRLARTLRRLCR
- a CDS encoding SRPBCC family protein; amino-acid sequence: MRFETTTEIDADIDTVWAVQTDVERWPEWNASVRTARRGEAGPLALGATARLEQPRLRPTYWRVTAFDPPRCFVWESTSPGVRSRGEHRIVPLPDGRVRVELVLVLTGPLAGLTGWLGGRLVRRYLRLEADGLRRRCEAG
- a CDS encoding ATP-dependent DNA ligase, translated to MDLPINPPVEPMLARSVARLPTDPGLTYEPKWDGFRCIVFRDGDEVELASRGGKSMTRYFPEVVAQVRAQLPERCAVDGELIVIRRDGPGGQPRLDFEQLAQRIHPAASRVALLAETTPADFVAFDLLALDDESLVDQPYPTRRERLVRALAGVRPPVHVTQVTTDAETARRWFEVFEGAGLDGLIVKPADLPYQPGKRLMAKVKHARTADVVVAGFRWHKSGPVVGSLLLGLYDDDGVLHHVGVSASFTMARRQELLDELAPYREGVDGHPWVHGDHERGQRIPGGVSRWTGTKNLDWVPLRPELVTEVGYDAMEGDRFRHTARFVRWRPDRDPRSCRYDQLDRPVRFDVDQVLRGDPAATVPPQGGSPA
- a CDS encoding alpha/beta hydrolase, with the translated sequence MTRTAHRIRRIRLTLAGLLAGALLATGCTLPAFAPRAEDSAASAPGDTPAWRACPEVADDLVGRGAPGMRYECARIAVPRNWGTGTGATAGPGSGETFEIALLRVRSSKQRDRIGSLVINPGGPGGSGVDTAVYLSFGPSFGGLPTAVTDRFDIVGFDPRGVSRSSPVKCISDADLDASFGYDPDPRSQQSFDGYQALNRRIGRGCGDRYGDQLPLYGTEQAARDMDAVRAAVGDDKLTYLGYSYGTLLGATYAQLYPQRVRALVLDGAVDPRQQLVAGSESQARGFERAFDNFDRWCAANAARCPIAPDARGAVTSAIDKAKVSPVRGADGREATSGWVFYAVISSLYTESGWQELARAIDRLDEGDPAEVFKLADAYAGRGEDGHYSNLFDANLAVNCADETEKPSVAQIRDLQSQWRQKYPLFGPALAVGMFGCVEWPGGRDPYPTGPAVGAPPIVVVGTTGDPATPYEQTARLADMLGVGRVLTWEGEGHTAYPQTSCITAAVDAYLISLTVPREGLRCPAG